Proteins from one Embleya scabrispora genomic window:
- a CDS encoding phosphotransferase family protein, giving the protein MAQSSPSEALRPEAITTWLAERTAVRPPLDFELVLGGRSNLTFVVADADARRWVLRRPPLGHVLATAHDMGREYRILAALGEGRTDVPVPPVLGYCADDAVNGAPFFVMDFVDGHVIRSAEDANRLLTREARRRAGEQLADVLAAIHAVDVDAVGLGGLGRREDYIGRQLRRWHRQWEATRVPGIDTIDEVHRALAASVPEQQGATIVHGDFRLDNVILGPDGTVRAVLDWELCTLGDPLADVGTTLMYWVEAGEDGTLLPADGTASEGFVDRAAFAARYAAATGRDLSHIRWYQAFACWRLACILAGVLDRYTAGAMGDQDTSGRFTPDGLRALAERAKEILAAA; this is encoded by the coding sequence ATGGCGCAGAGTTCCCCGTCCGAGGCGCTGCGCCCCGAGGCGATCACGACCTGGCTCGCGGAGCGTACGGCCGTGCGACCGCCGCTCGACTTCGAGCTGGTGCTCGGCGGGCGGTCCAACCTGACCTTCGTGGTCGCCGACGCCGACGCGCGCCGGTGGGTGTTGCGGCGGCCTCCGCTCGGGCATGTGCTGGCCACCGCGCACGACATGGGCCGCGAGTACCGGATCCTGGCCGCGCTCGGGGAGGGGCGCACCGATGTGCCGGTGCCGCCGGTGCTCGGGTACTGCGCGGACGACGCGGTCAACGGCGCGCCGTTCTTCGTGATGGACTTCGTCGACGGGCACGTGATCCGCAGCGCCGAGGACGCGAACCGGCTGCTCACGCGGGAGGCCCGCCGCCGGGCGGGGGAACAACTGGCGGACGTGCTGGCCGCGATCCACGCGGTGGACGTGGACGCGGTGGGCCTGGGCGGACTCGGCCGCCGCGAGGACTACATCGGCCGCCAACTGCGGCGCTGGCATCGCCAGTGGGAAGCCACCCGGGTGCCGGGGATCGACACGATCGACGAGGTGCATCGGGCGCTCGCCGCGTCCGTGCCGGAGCAGCAGGGCGCGACGATCGTGCACGGCGACTTCCGGTTGGACAACGTCATCCTGGGTCCGGACGGCACCGTGCGCGCGGTCCTCGACTGGGAGTTGTGCACGCTCGGCGACCCGCTCGCCGACGTGGGCACCACGCTCATGTACTGGGTCGAGGCGGGCGAGGACGGCACACTGCTGCCGGCGGACGGCACCGCGAGCGAGGGGTTCGTCGACCGGGCCGCGTTCGCCGCGCGCTATGCGGCGGCCACCGGTCGGGACCTGAGCCACATCCGCTGGTACCAGGCGTTCGCGTGCTGGCGGCTGGCCTGCATCCTCGCCGGCGTGCTCGACCGCTACACGGCCGGCGCGATGGGCGACCAGGACACATCCGGCCGCTTCACCCCCGACGGCCTGCGGGCCCTGGCGGAGCGGGCGAAGGAGATCCTGGCCGCCGCCTGA
- a CDS encoding universal stress protein produces the protein MTDAEPKGVVVGVDGSEPSRRALDWAMTEAELRELPLYVVSAQPATPGYVVIAPGPHYQEDLERVLTELRIRTEATVSEVNGEREHTFRGRTVVQVHAGTATEVLLGMSERHELVVVGSRGSGGFARLLLGSVSTAVVHHAACPVLVVRG, from the coding sequence ATGACCGACGCTGAGCCGAAGGGCGTCGTGGTCGGCGTCGACGGATCGGAACCGTCACGGCGAGCGCTGGACTGGGCGATGACCGAGGCCGAACTGCGCGAACTGCCGCTCTACGTGGTGAGCGCGCAGCCCGCGACGCCCGGCTACGTGGTGATCGCGCCCGGCCCGCACTACCAGGAGGACCTGGAACGGGTGCTCACCGAACTGCGGATCCGGACCGAGGCCACGGTGAGCGAGGTGAACGGCGAGCGCGAACACACGTTTCGCGGCCGAACCGTGGTCCAGGTCCACGCGGGTACGGCGACCGAGGTACTGCTGGGCATGTCCGAACGGCACGAGTTGGTCGTGGTGGGCTCGCGCGGCTCCGGCGGATTCGCCCGCCTGCTGCTCGGCTCGGTCAGCACGGCGGTGGTACACCATGCCGCGTGCCCGGTCCTCGTGGTGCGCGGCTGA
- a CDS encoding TetR/AcrR family transcriptional regulator: MSGASRTRTTKMQDTGADGIGGRHTTTIPSARKPQRSRPAEPSPQLRTDARRNLEQVLRAAREVFGELGYDAPMEEIARRAGVGVGTIYRRFTGKEALVQRIMIAETNRLTAEAVNALDEEPDAWSALARYLRRAVGSGAGRLFPALSGRVPVTEEMSTSRAELNDAVGMLVDRAKAGGLLRADVSDADISLMMSCLLPPSGLPHPQRLTIAGRYLEILLDGLHAGHSSPLPGKPFTQDELDTLFLS, from the coding sequence ATGAGCGGCGCTTCGCGCACGCGGACCACCAAGATGCAGGACACCGGAGCCGACGGCATCGGAGGTCGGCACACAACGACGATTCCATCGGCACGCAAACCGCAGCGCAGCAGGCCGGCCGAGCCGTCACCACAGCTGCGCACCGACGCCCGGCGCAATCTGGAGCAGGTGCTGCGCGCCGCCCGTGAGGTGTTCGGCGAGTTGGGCTACGACGCTCCGATGGAGGAGATAGCCCGTCGCGCCGGCGTGGGGGTGGGCACCATCTACCGCCGCTTCACCGGCAAGGAGGCACTGGTCCAGCGCATCATGATCGCCGAGACCAACCGGCTGACGGCCGAGGCGGTGAACGCGCTGGACGAGGAACCCGACGCGTGGTCCGCCCTGGCCCGCTACTTACGTCGCGCGGTCGGCTCGGGTGCCGGCCGATTGTTCCCCGCGCTCAGCGGGCGGGTTCCGGTCACCGAGGAGATGAGCACCTCGCGCGCCGAACTCAACGACGCGGTGGGCATGTTGGTCGACCGGGCCAAGGCCGGCGGCCTGCTTCGGGCCGATGTGTCCGACGCCGACATCTCGCTGATGATGTCGTGTCTGTTGCCCCCGTCGGGGCTGCCGCATCCACAGCGGTTGACCATCGCCGGTCGCTATCTGGAGATCCTGCTCGACGGGCTGCATGCGGGACATTCCTCGCCGCTGCCCGGAAAACCGTTCACACAGGACGAGTTGGACACGTTGTTCCTGAGTTGA
- a CDS encoding NAD(P)/FAD-dependent oxidoreductase: MTTSTRPERILIVGGGYVGLYTALRLQRKLKTGEATVTVVEPQSYMTYQPFLPEAAAGAISPRHVVVPLRSVLPKCRIVTGTVEHVDHANKTATVELIGGETYPEPYDLLVVAPGSVARTLPIPGLAEWGIGFKTVEEAIALRNHVLEQLDTASSTRDPSIRDHALTFVFVGGGYAGVEALAELEDMARYACRYYHNITPADMRWILVEASPRILPEVGEDMGRYTVAELRRRGIDVRLNTRLESAVDRHVVLSDGTELDASTLVWTAGVKPSPMLLSTDLPLDDKGRLRARATLEVDGVPGVWTAGDCAAVPDLTKPGEEFTGPSAQHAVRQARVLADNIVARLRRQPQRQYRHKYAGSVASLGLHKGVAQVYGIKTKGLPAWFMHRTYHLSRVPTVNRKMRIMAEWTLALMFRREIVSLGSIEHPRAEFEYATRGDRRRTG, translated from the coding sequence ATGACGACCTCGACTCGGCCCGAGCGCATCCTGATCGTCGGCGGCGGCTATGTCGGCCTGTACACCGCTCTGCGCCTGCAACGGAAACTCAAAACGGGAGAGGCGACGGTGACCGTCGTCGAACCGCAGTCCTACATGACCTACCAGCCCTTTCTCCCGGAGGCCGCGGCCGGCGCCATCTCGCCGCGACACGTGGTCGTCCCCCTCCGGTCGGTGCTGCCCAAGTGCCGGATCGTCACCGGGACCGTCGAGCACGTCGACCACGCGAACAAGACCGCGACCGTCGAACTGATCGGCGGGGAGACCTACCCCGAGCCGTACGACCTGCTCGTGGTCGCGCCCGGCTCGGTGGCGCGCACGCTGCCCATTCCCGGTCTGGCCGAGTGGGGCATCGGCTTCAAGACCGTGGAGGAGGCCATCGCGCTGCGCAACCACGTGCTGGAGCAGTTGGACACCGCCTCCTCGACCCGCGACCCGTCGATCCGCGATCACGCGCTGACGTTCGTCTTCGTCGGCGGCGGCTACGCGGGTGTCGAGGCGCTGGCGGAGTTGGAGGACATGGCCCGCTATGCCTGCCGCTACTACCACAACATCACCCCCGCCGACATGCGCTGGATCCTGGTCGAGGCATCTCCCCGGATCCTGCCGGAAGTCGGCGAGGACATGGGCCGGTACACGGTTGCCGAATTGCGCCGACGCGGCATCGACGTACGCCTGAACACCCGCCTGGAGTCGGCGGTGGACCGGCACGTGGTGCTCTCCGACGGCACCGAACTCGACGCGAGCACGCTGGTGTGGACCGCCGGCGTCAAGCCCAGCCCGATGCTGCTCTCCACCGATCTGCCGCTGGACGACAAGGGCCGGCTCCGGGCCCGGGCGACGCTGGAGGTGGACGGCGTACCGGGGGTGTGGACCGCGGGGGACTGTGCGGCGGTGCCCGATCTGACCAAGCCGGGCGAGGAGTTCACCGGGCCCAGCGCGCAGCACGCGGTGCGCCAGGCCCGGGTGTTGGCCGACAACATCGTGGCCAGGCTGCGTCGTCAACCGCAGCGGCAGTATCGGCACAAGTACGCCGGATCGGTCGCGTCCCTCGGGCTGCACAAGGGTGTCGCGCAGGTCTACGGGATCAAGACCAAGGGCCTGCCGGCCTGGTTCATGCACCGCACCTACCACCTCAGCCGGGTGCCCACGGTGAACCGCAAGATGCGCATCATGGCGGAATGGACACTGGCCCTGATGTTCCGGCGCGAGATCGTCTCGCTGGGGTCGATCGAACACCCGCGCGCCGAATTCGAGTACGCCACCCGAGGCGACCGCCGGCGCACCGGGTAG